AGGGCAAGCGTCAGGAACGCCAGGTGACCGAGGCGAGTTTCGCCGCCGCCCGAGCGAACCTCGATGCCGCGCGCCAGGAGTCGGCGCGGATCCACGCCGACCGCGGGGGGCTGATCCAACAGCGCGCCAATCTGCGCTTGATTGCACCGGTCCGCGGCCTGGTTGCAGCGCGGAACGCCGATCCCGGCACCACTGTGGTCGCCGGTCAGTCGGTAGTGGAGGTGATCGATCCCGCGGGTCTGTGGATCAATGTGCGCTTCGATCAACTGCGCGTATCGGGTCTGCGCACTGGGCTGCCGGTTCAGATCGTGCTGCGCTCGCAAGAGGGGATTCGATTTGCAGGGCGCGTACTGCGCCTGGAGCCGATGGCCGATGCGGTCACTGAGGAAACCCTGGCCAAGGTGATTTTCGATGCATTGCCGAAAAGGCTGCCTCCCGTCGGTGAACTGGCCGAGGTCACGGTTGCGATGTCCGTGTTGCCGGAGACGCCTGTGGTGCCCAATGCCAGTGTGCAGCGGGTCGCCGGCCGTCTTGGAGTCTGGCTGATCGAAGAGGACAAACTGCGCTTCGCGCCGATCAGAGTGGGCGCGACCGACCTCGACGGACGGGTGCAGATCCTCGAAGGGATCAAGGCGGGCGAGCGGGTGGTCGTTTACAGCCAGCGCGCCCTTGGACCCCGCAGCCGCGTCAAGGTTGTTGAGCGCCTGGAAGGGGTTTCGCCATGATCAGTCTTGCAGGCCGCGACATCCTGAATTCCTGGGGGAAGTTTGTCTTTACCGGCGTGGGGCTGGGGCTGTTGATCGGCGTGACGCTGACCATGGCCGGCGTGTACCGCGGCATGGTGGACGACGCCAAAGTGCTGCTCGATAACAGCGGCGCCGACCTCTGGGTGGTGCAGCAGGACACCCTCGGCCCCTATGCCGAGCCGTCCAGCCTCTACGACGACGTTTATCGCACCATTCGCGGAATGCCCGGGGTTGACCGGGCGGCCAACGTCACCTATCTGACTATGCAGGTACGGCAGGGCGAGCGCGACGTACGCGCCATGGTGGTGGGCGTCGTGCCCGGCGGCCCCGGCGAACCCGGGCAGCCCGGCTATCTCATCGCTGGTCGGCAAATCACGCGCAGCCACTATGAGGCCGTCGCCGATGTCGCCACCGGATTTAAACTTGGCGAGCGCATCCATATCCGCCGCAACCACTATGCGGTGGTCGGGCTGACCCGGCGCATGGTCTCCTCCGGCGGCGACCCGATGGTGTTCATCCCGCTCAAGGACGCGCAGGAGGCGCAGTTCCTCAAAGACAACGACGCCATTGCCCAGCAGCGCCGCCGAACTGCCGGGAACCCGGCCTTCAATCGTCCTGGGACGCCGGGTCTTCTCGATGCGGTGCTTGCCTCGCAAAGTGTCAACCCTTACATCAATGCGGTGCTGGTGCAGGTCAAGCCCGGCTTCATCCCCGAGGAGGTGGCTGAACCGATTAGGCGCTGGAAGCGCTTGCAGGTTTATACCCGCGTACAGATGGAAGAGATCCTGATCGGCAAGCTGATTGCCACCGCGGCCAAACAGATCGGCATGTTCCTGGTGATTCTCGCCATCGTCAGTGCCGCCATCGTTGCCTTCATCATCTATACCTTGACTCTCGGCAAGATCCGCGAGATCGCGGTGCTCAAACTAATCGGCACCCGAAACCGCACCATCGCCTGGATGATCATGCAGCAGGCGCTGGGCTTGGGTTTGATCGGCTTCGTCGTGGGAAAGATTGCCGCCACCTTCTGGGCGCCGATTTTTCCAAAATACGTGCTGCTCGAACCGGGCGATGCGCTGCTCGGCTTCGCCGGCGTTTTTGTGATCTGTGCCCTGGCGAGCGTCCTGGCCATCCGCGCCGCCCTCAAAGTGGATCCGGCGGAGGCGATCGGTGGCTGACGTGCTCGAAAAAGGGATCCGCATTGAGGGATTGCGCAAACGCTACGGAAAGGGCGACACCGCTGTCGATGCGCTCAAGGGGGTGGATATGCAGGTCGCCCCCGGCGAGGTGGTCGGGCTGATCGGTCCGTCGGGCTCCGGCAAGAGCACCCTGCTCAAATGCCTGGGCGCCGTGATCGAGCCGACCGCCGGGCGGATGACGCTGGGGGAAGAGGTGATCTATGACGACGGCTGGAAGATTCCCGATCTGCGCGCCCTGCGTCGCGACAAAATCGGATTCGTCTTTCAGGCGCCCTACCTGATCCCGTTCCTCGACGTCACCGACAACGTGGCTTTGCTGCCCATGCTGGCCGGACACCCCAATGCCGAATCCCGGAAGCGCGCGCTGGAATTGCTTGAAGCGCTGGACGTGGCGCATCGCGCCAAAGCCATGCCGTCGCAACTCTCCGGCGGCGAACAGCAGCGTGTCTCCATCGCCCGGGCGCTGGTCAACCGGCCACCGGTGATCCTCGCCGACGAGCCGACAGCGCCGCTGGACAGCGAACGGGCCTTGGCCGTGATTCGCATTCTCAATCAGATGGCCCGCCAATACGAGACCGCCATCATCGTCGTGACGCACGACGAGAAGATCATCCCGACCTTCAAGCGCATCTACCACATCCGGGATGGCAAGACCCAGGAGGAAGCCGGCGAGGGGCGGGCGTTCGAATGAGAACCATGCATTTTTTAGAAACGGAGTCGTCCATGAAAACACCTAGCCGCACACGCCCCATGGGCGCATTGCTTCGACCGGCCTGCTTGGTCCTGTGCGCGGGAATACTGGCCGGATGCGTCGTCGGTCCCGACTTCCAGCGACCCGAGCCGCCGCCGGTTTCCGGCTACACAGCCACGGCCCTGCCTGTGCAAACCGCTTCGGCCCCCGGCAGCCTGGGCGACGCCCAGCGCTTTGTCGCCGGCGGGGCAATCCCCGCCGCCTGGTGGCAGGAATTGGGTTCGGAAAAACTGAATGAGCTGGTACAACAGGCGCTGCAGTCCAGTCCCACACTGGAAGCGGCCAAGGCCACGCTTCGGCAGGCGCAGCGAACCTACGAGGCGCAGGCCGGATCATCGCTGTACCCTCAAGCGACCGGCAAACTGGGTGGACAGCGCCAGAACATCAACAACGCTCCCTCCGGCCAGGAGGGTGGGGAACGTACGTTCGATCTGTACAACACCAGCGTGGGTGTGAGCTACAACCTGGACCTGTTTGGCGGCAACCGCCGCGCCCTTGAAGCTCTTGCCGCTCAGGCGGACTACCAGCGCTACCAGCTCGAAGGTGCGCGCCTTACACTGGCGGCTAATGTGGTGACGACAGTCATCCTTCAAGCGCAACTGGCCGTGCAAATCCAGGCCAGCGAGACCATTCTTACAACGCAGGAAGCACAACTCGCCCTGACGCGCCGGCGTCTCGCACTCGGCGCCGCTTCTCAAAACGACGTCTTGCCGCTGCAAATCCAGTTGGAGCAGATCCGTGCCGGCATACCACCGCTACGCAACCGGCTGGAGCAGACAAATCATCTGCTGGCGATGCTCATCGGCCGGCCGCCGGGGAGCACCGCCATGCCGCAATTCGCCTTGGCCGATTTCATCCTGCCGACCGAATTGCCGCTTCGCGTGCCCTCCGAACTGGCGCGGCGGCGTCCGGACATTCAAGCTTCTGAAGCATTGCTGCACGCCGCCAACGCCCAATACGGCGTGGCCGTGTCCAAACAGTACCCGCGGATTACACTCAGCGCCGATCTTGGATTTCAAGCCCTCACTGCCGCCAGTCTGTTCGGCAGCGGCTCACTGGTCTGGGGGCTTGCGGGACAACTGGCGCAACCCCTCTTCAACGGAGGACTTCGAGCCGAAGTGCGTGCCGCCGAATCGGGATTCGACGCCGTCGCGGCCAACTATCGCCAGACCGTTCTGCAGGCGCTGCGCAACGTGGCCGATGTGCTGCGCGCACTCGACAACGACGCTCAGACCCTGGCGGCGCAAGCCGCCGCTGATGCATCAGCGCAGGAATCACTGCAACTGATGCGAAAACAGTATGCCCTGGGCGCAGTCAGCTATTTACAACTTCTCATCGCGCAGCAGCAAGCGCAGCAAACAGCCATTGCCCTGATCGCGGCAAGGGCTCAGCGCCTGGCCGACACCGTCGCATTGTACCAAAGCATGGGTGGCGGATGGTCGCACGACGAAGCGATTGCCAGACCAGGCGAGCTACCTGGCGCATCGTTGACAGATTGATTCAAAATCTCCAAACGGCGAAGGATAAGCAGGCTTAATAATGAAAAAATCAGGCGCTAAATGGCGGCATTACGGTACTGGGGGAGGGATGATCCTTCTTTTTATGGTACTGTTGTTTTTTCGCCTGGATATTCCGGATAAAATTTTAAAAGGGTTAGAGAAACAGACGCTTGTCACTAATATATCCTTCTCAAGCGGCGAGGTCTGGATGGAGATAACCCAAAACCAGAGAAAAATAGGTTATGCCTTGCGGCGGCAGGTGCAAACGGAGAAGGGGAGTGAATTTTCCGAGGATATCTTCATGAAAGTCAATACCATGGGAGTCATCCAGCCGGTAACTATTCACACCCAGGCGAATCTCAAGCCGGGAGGCGAGCTGTCCAGTTTTCAGTTCGCCCTTGGCTCGAACCTGTTTAAATTTGCCGCTGTGGGAACGATTGAAAATGGCAAAATGTCGGTTCGTATGGGCGATGACAACAAACAGAAGGTTTTTCCGATCCCGGCCCCCGTCTATTTAGGAGGCTCTGTAATCGCGGCCGCCGGGCGTGGAGAGCTGAAACAGGGTGAGCAGAGAAGCTTTCCGTTGTTTGATCCCGCCTCTTTGTCCAGCCGGGAGGTTAAGATAACGTCCCTCGGGGAAGATAAACTGACGGTCAGGGGAAAGGCAGTTTCGGCAAGAAAGCTGGCTCTTGATTTCATGGGGATGAAACAGGTTGCCTGGGTTTCTCCTGATGGGGTTGTCCTGCGCGAAGAGGGGATACTGGGGATCGTATTGCAGGAGGTTTCAAAAAAGGAGGCGCTATCCGGTCTTGATGACGCGGCCGGTTCCGATTTCACCACTGCCGCCGCAATCCCTGTGTCCCCGCCGATTGATGATGCCCCCGGCTTAAAGATATTAACCGTTCGTCTTCATAATCTTTCCGCCGGACATTTTCTGCTTGAGGGCGGGCGCCAGACATACCGTGATGGACTTCTGACCGTCCATCACGAGAAACAGCTCAAGCAGATGTACCCATTTCCAAGTGTGTCAGAAAATCCTGATCTTTATCTGAAAGAGGCGCCGTTTATTGAGGCGGATAATCCGAAAATACGGCGTAAGGTTTCCGAAATTGTCGCTGCCTCCGATGACGAGATGACGAAAGCTGAGAAACTGGTAAGATGGCTGCATAAAAACATTGCCAAGCGGCCGGTTCTTTCTGTGCCGGACGCTTTGCAAACACTGGAAAACATGGTCGGAGACTGCAACGAGCATGCAGTTTTACTGGCGGCGATGGGAAGGGCGGCCGGACTGCCGACGGAAATCGAAACAGGTCTTGTTTACATGCGCGGCAGCTTCTTCTTTCATGCCTGGAATGCCTTCTATATAAAAAAACTGGGCGGCTGGGTCACCGCGGATGCCACTCTCGGCCAGATGCCTGCGGATGTGACGCATTTGCGTTTTGCCCGTGGTTCTCTTGAGAAGCAAATGGACATGACTGGTCTGATCGGGAGATTGAAATTGGAGATCGTGAGAATGGGAAGATGATCGAACTGACAAATCTGACAAAAAGATATGGGCGCAACCTGGCCGTTGACCATTTGAACCTGACCGTAGAGAAGGGGGAGCTCTTTGGCTTTATCGGGCCCAACGGCGCCGGCAAGACGACCACCCTGCGCATGATGGCGGGAATCCTCGGCGCAACAGAAGGAACCATAGCAATTGCCGGGATCGATGTTGCGCAATATCCTGAAAAAGCAAAGAAAATCATAGGATTTATTCCGGACAGGCCCTTTCTCTACGAGAAGCTGACCGGGAGGGAGTTCATGGGTTTTATCGGCGATCTCTATGGAGTTGCCGAAGAGGACTTCCCTGAAAGAGTTAATGAGCTCCTGCAGAATTTTTCCCTCTACGATTGGGGCGATCATCTCATCGAGGCATATTCGCATGGGATGAAGCAGCGGCTTATCATCGCCTCGGCGCTTTTGCACAAACCGGAAATAATTATCGTTGATGAACCGATGGTAGGTCTGGATCCGGCCGGGATCAGAGTGGTCAAGAACATCTTCCGGGGCTTGGCCGCAAACGGCGTTACCATTTTTATGTCCACCCATACGCTGGAGATAGCAGAGGATCTCTGTGACCGGATCGGAATTATCCACCAGGGCCGGATGATCGCCCTCGGAACCACCGGTGATTTAAGGGGAACCGCCCGCCTGAACGAGGGGGATCTGGAGGAGGTATTTCTCCGGCTTACCCAAAAAAGCGAAGGGGAGGGGGCTTCATGAAAGAGATATGGCTGTTGCTTCTGCCGCGCTGCCTCTCTTTCAAAAACGCGGGCATTTCCCAGAACGGGGGAAACCGTCGCCGGCGGATGCTGATTTTTACCTTTATTGGCATCCTCTTCTGGACAGGCGTGTTCATTGCTTTTTATCGAGTGCTGACATATTTTCGAGGCATCGAGGAATTCGGCGATATACTTGCCCAGAAGCTGCTTTCGATGGTGATCATGACCATCTTCTCGCTGCTTGTCTTCAGCGGCATAGTCGTCTCCCTCTCCAAACTCTACCTGAGTCGCGACCTTATTCTTGTGCATTCTCTGCCGGTAAAACGCGAAAAGATCTTCCTCGCGCGCTGGATAGAAAGCGTCATCGACAGTTCCTGGATGGCGCTTTTCTTCAGCATGCCGGTTTTTCTTTCGTATGGCATTGTTTATAAGGCGCATGCATTTTATTATCTGACGGCAGGCATGACGATGATCTCACTTTGCATCACCGCCTCGGCGCTGGGAGTCTTTCTGGTATTGATGGCAGCTTATATTCTTCCCGCCGGGAGAATTCGCGCTCTTTTCGTTTTCCTGGGGCTGCTTTTTGTCGTCGCGCTGATCGTGGCCTTTCGTCTGATGCGCCCGGAAAGGCTGGTTAATCCGGAGAGCTTCGCCAGTCTTATTTTGTATTTGAAGGAGATGCAAACAGCCGGCTCGCCGCTCCTGCCGACAACCTGGGCATTTGACAGCCTGACAATGGCACTGGAAAATCTAAAGGGGAAGGCCCTTTTTCATCTGGCTCTCTGCTGGAGCTGCGCGGGGGCGCTTTACTTTATCGTCAACTGGACGGCTGGGGTTGTTTATTTTAGCGGATATACAAAGGCGCAGACAGCGTCGGCAAGGCTTCTTATCCACAAAACACTTATCTCTCCCCGGCGTCAGCGACTCTCCGGAATGATTGCCAGACCCGTCAGGGCGATGGCAGTAAAGGAAGTCCGGACCTTTTTCCGCGACCAGACTCAGTGGACGCAGCTTTTTTTGATCGCTGCCCTGATTATTATCTATCTTTACAACTTTTCCGTTTTGCCGGTAAATCAGGCAAAAATCCGAACGGTGTATGTACAGAATATCTTCTCTTTTTTGAACATGGGACTGGCAGCCTTCGTTCTGACGGCAATAGCGGCCAGGTTTGTTTATCCGGCTGTGAGTTGCGAGGGAGATGCCTTCTGGATCATCAGGGCGGCGCCCGTTGAACTGCGCAAGTTTCTCTGGGTAAAATTCCTAGTATATTATATTCCGCTGGCAGTTCTAAGCGAGTTTCTTATCGTTATTTCGAATATTCTTCTTCAAGTTGCGCCATTTATGATGGTTTTATCGGTTGTGACAATTTTTCTTGTGACACCGGGGATTATTGCTCTGGGAATAGGACTGGGCGCTGCATACAATGATTTTCATTCCGAAAATCCCGCTCAGTCGGTCACCAGTTTTGGCGGACTGCTGTTTATGCTGATTTCCGCTGGGTTTATCGCGGCGGTAATTATCCTTGAGGCAGGGCCCGTCTATCAGTTTTTTATGGCGGACATTCAGGGCAGAAGACTTGCCACTCTGCAATGGGTATGGCTGGCAGGCTCCTTCTTCATGGTCTCACTGATCTGCGTGCTGACGGTCATTCTGCCTATGCGTCTCGGCGAAAGGCGCCTGAATGGTTAATCAGGCGTGTTGCCGCTTAGGTGGCATTATCGCTTGCCTTCAGGCGAACGGCCCTTTTATAATGGTTTTTATAGTAAGAAGAATTGAGGCTGTCCACGCGGACTCCCTTGTTTTGCGAGGCAGCATGGACAAATTTATTTCCGCCGATGTAAATGCCGACATGACCAATCCTGTTATTGTTATTGAAGAAGATAAGATCCCCTTCCACCAGGTTGCTCTTGGCAACTTCGATGCCGACATGGGATTGTTCGGCAGCCGTTCGCGGAAGATCAATGCCGAACAACGAATATATTTTCTTGACAAAACCGGAGCAGTCTATCCCCTGGACAGAAGACCCGCCCAAACGATAGGGGGCGCCGAGGAAGGCAAGCGCTACCTTGACGAGCAGTTGCTGTTCATCAGGGGTGTTCCATTCGCCCAGCAGTTCCCTTTTTTCGTTATCGCCAATAACCGCTTCATTTTTTTCAGGTAGGTCGGAGAGAGCGGCAAGATTGATATCCTCTTTTTCGTTCTCTATGCTGGGTTGGGCATCTGTGAGGTTCCCGGCAGACGGCTCCGTTATTTTTTTCGTATTATTTTCTTTATCTAAAGCAATTTTTTGTCCGATCTCTATGCGGGTCGAGGAGAGATTATTGATTCTTCTCAGCTCCTCCGCGGAAACGCCGGTTTTTGCTGCTATCCGGGAGAGGGTATCCCCTTTTTTAACAGAGTAAAACTCAGCTTTTCTCTTTGGGGACAGATTTGCAGTTTCCAGTTCTGCTTTTGCAGAGGGTATAATCAAAGTCTGTTTTAGATTGAGTTTGCTGTTTTTCAGGTGATTGGTCTCTTTAAGGGCAGTTACTGTGACGGCGTTTTTCTCGGCGATTGACGATAGGGTGTCGCCGCGCTGGACCTTGTATTGCTGCTTGGCAAGGGCATTTCCGGATAACAAAATTAGCGCAAATAGAATGCCCAGTGCAATCCGTGGCAAATCAATCCATTTCATAAATATCCCTCCCGGCCGATCCGAAATCGCTACTTATTTGTTGATATTGCTGATATTTTCAACGCATTATCATAGATATGCTTAAATGTTTCGTTCGCTTCTATCGAAATTGTGAAATAAAGTCAAATTAATTTTATAAGGCATGTTGAAACATGGCCTGGCCGCCGCCGCTAAAAACTCCTTGACACCGAGTGCGGCTGAGGATAAATCTCGCAAAGGAAAGATAAGGTTAAGTTGCGACTATTGTACAAATTCATTTCAAAAGGGGCGGCATTATGAATCCTGTGGATGTGGCTACGCTCCTTTCACTGCGTGAAAATGAAACTGCCCAAATAATAGAGATCCAGGGCGGAGCGCTCCTGGAAACAAAACTCAAAGCCATGGGTCTTTACAAGGGCAGGAATATCGTGAAGCGTTCGCCGGCCGATTCTAAGGGACCTTCCATTGTTGAAGTAATGGGGACAAGTCTCGCCTTAGGTCAGGGCATGGCGGCCCAAATTATTGTAAAAATACAACCGCGCAAGTTGATGCTGGCGGGCAATCCCAATGTCGGCAAGAGCGTCGTTTTTGCCCGTCTGACTGGACTCGAGGTCATTTCTTCAAATTACCCAGGTACAACCGTTGAATATACCTCCGGGCACACTGTTTTGGCAGGAGAGCGTTTCACCATTATCGATGTGCCGGGGGCTTACAGTCATCAGGCGACAAACAAGGCGGAGGAGGTCGCTTCCGGTTTGCTTGCCGGCGAAGACAAGTCCCTTATTCTAAACGTAGTCGATGCCACCAATCTGGAACGTAATCTTTTTTATACACTTGAGCTATCTTCACTGGGCGTCCCCATCATCATTCTGCTGAACAAGTGGGATATAGCCAATACTCACGGCGTGAACATCGACACAACCATTCTGCAAAAACATCTGGGGATAAGGGTTATTCCTTTTGTGGCGACTACCGGAGAGGGGATTGCCGAACTGAGAGCCGCCATGGATGATTTTAAAAAGGGGCTATTGTCTCTGCCTGCCCAGCCTCCCGAAAACGCCGACGACCGCTGGAAATTGATTGGACGCATCACGGCGGAATGTCAGAAAATAACTCATCGTCATGCCACATTTCTCGAAAAAATGCAGGATGCGACCTCGCGTCCTGCTACCGGGCTGCCTTTCGCAGCCCTCGTCATGTTCGCCGTTTTTCTGATAATACGCTATGCTGGGGAAGGGCTTATCAATTATCTCCTCGACCCTCTTTTTACAAAAGGGTGGATGCCGCTTCTGAATCTTTTGCTGGACGGCCTCGACGACGGGTTTATTAAGACAATACTTATGGGCGCTACTCCGGAACCGATGCAGTCCTTCGGGCTTTTGACGACCGGGCTCTACATACCGC
This genomic stretch from Syntrophales bacterium harbors:
- a CDS encoding efflux RND transporter periplasmic adaptor subunit — translated: MKFLSINRRVLALLAVVVPLLALLIYVALRSGPLAPIPVTVTTAESRSIAPALFGIGTVEARFTYRIGPTVAGRIKRVEVQVGDRVQAGQLLGEMDPVDLDDRVAAQDAALKRAESGVLAAEAQVREASARKSYAENQASRYEQLLQARSVSEEAVEGKRQERQVTEASFAAARANLDAARQESARIHADRGGLIQQRANLRLIAPVRGLVAARNADPGTTVVAGQSVVEVIDPAGLWINVRFDQLRVSGLRTGLPVQIVLRSQEGIRFAGRVLRLEPMADAVTEETLAKVIFDALPKRLPPVGELAEVTVAMSVLPETPVVPNASVQRVAGRLGVWLIEEDKLRFAPIRVGATDLDGRVQILEGIKAGERVVVYSQRALGPRSRVKVVERLEGVSP
- a CDS encoding ABC transporter permease: MISLAGRDILNSWGKFVFTGVGLGLLIGVTLTMAGVYRGMVDDAKVLLDNSGADLWVVQQDTLGPYAEPSSLYDDVYRTIRGMPGVDRAANVTYLTMQVRQGERDVRAMVVGVVPGGPGEPGQPGYLIAGRQITRSHYEAVADVATGFKLGERIHIRRNHYAVVGLTRRMVSSGGDPMVFIPLKDAQEAQFLKDNDAIAQQRRRTAGNPAFNRPGTPGLLDAVLASQSVNPYINAVLVQVKPGFIPEEVAEPIRRWKRLQVYTRVQMEEILIGKLIATAAKQIGMFLVILAIVSAAIVAFIIYTLTLGKIREIAVLKLIGTRNRTIAWMIMQQALGLGLIGFVVGKIAATFWAPIFPKYVLLEPGDALLGFAGVFVICALASVLAIRAALKVDPAEAIGG
- a CDS encoding ABC transporter ATP-binding protein — protein: MADVLEKGIRIEGLRKRYGKGDTAVDALKGVDMQVAPGEVVGLIGPSGSGKSTLLKCLGAVIEPTAGRMTLGEEVIYDDGWKIPDLRALRRDKIGFVFQAPYLIPFLDVTDNVALLPMLAGHPNAESRKRALELLEALDVAHRAKAMPSQLSGGEQQRVSIARALVNRPPVILADEPTAPLDSERALAVIRILNQMARQYETAIIVVTHDEKIIPTFKRIYHIRDGKTQEEAGEGRAFE
- a CDS encoding efflux transporter outer membrane subunit, coding for MRTMHFLETESSMKTPSRTRPMGALLRPACLVLCAGILAGCVVGPDFQRPEPPPVSGYTATALPVQTASAPGSLGDAQRFVAGGAIPAAWWQELGSEKLNELVQQALQSSPTLEAAKATLRQAQRTYEAQAGSSLYPQATGKLGGQRQNINNAPSGQEGGERTFDLYNTSVGVSYNLDLFGGNRRALEALAAQADYQRYQLEGARLTLAANVVTTVILQAQLAVQIQASETILTTQEAQLALTRRRLALGAASQNDVLPLQIQLEQIRAGIPPLRNRLEQTNHLLAMLIGRPPGSTAMPQFALADFILPTELPLRVPSELARRRPDIQASEALLHAANAQYGVAVSKQYPRITLSADLGFQALTAASLFGSGSLVWGLAGQLAQPLFNGGLRAEVRAAESGFDAVAANYRQTVLQALRNVADVLRALDNDAQTLAAQAAADASAQESLQLMRKQYALGAVSYLQLLIAQQQAQQTAIALIAARAQRLADTVALYQSMGGGWSHDEAIARPGELPGASLTD
- a CDS encoding transglutaminase-like domain-containing protein; translation: MKKSGAKWRHYGTGGGMILLFMVLLFFRLDIPDKILKGLEKQTLVTNISFSSGEVWMEITQNQRKIGYALRRQVQTEKGSEFSEDIFMKVNTMGVIQPVTIHTQANLKPGGELSSFQFALGSNLFKFAAVGTIENGKMSVRMGDDNKQKVFPIPAPVYLGGSVIAAAGRGELKQGEQRSFPLFDPASLSSREVKITSLGEDKLTVRGKAVSARKLALDFMGMKQVAWVSPDGVVLREEGILGIVLQEVSKKEALSGLDDAAGSDFTTAAAIPVSPPIDDAPGLKILTVRLHNLSAGHFLLEGGRQTYRDGLLTVHHEKQLKQMYPFPSVSENPDLYLKEAPFIEADNPKIRRKVSEIVAASDDEMTKAEKLVRWLHKNIAKRPVLSVPDALQTLENMVGDCNEHAVLLAAMGRAAGLPTEIETGLVYMRGSFFFHAWNAFYIKKLGGWVTADATLGQMPADVTHLRFARGSLEKQMDMTGLIGRLKLEIVRMGR
- a CDS encoding ABC transporter ATP-binding protein, coding for MIELTNLTKRYGRNLAVDHLNLTVEKGELFGFIGPNGAGKTTTLRMMAGILGATEGTIAIAGIDVAQYPEKAKKIIGFIPDRPFLYEKLTGREFMGFIGDLYGVAEEDFPERVNELLQNFSLYDWGDHLIEAYSHGMKQRLIIASALLHKPEIIIVDEPMVGLDPAGIRVVKNIFRGLAANGVTIFMSTHTLEIAEDLCDRIGIIHQGRMIALGTTGDLRGTARLNEGDLEEVFLRLTQKSEGEGAS
- a CDS encoding NlpC/P60 family protein, whose protein sequence is MKWIDLPRIALGILFALILLSGNALAKQQYKVQRGDTLSSIAEKNAVTVTALKETNHLKNSKLNLKQTLIIPSAKAELETANLSPKRKAEFYSVKKGDTLSRIAAKTGVSAEELRRINNLSSTRIEIGQKIALDKENNTKKITEPSAGNLTDAQPSIENEKEDINLAALSDLPEKNEAVIGDNEKRELLGEWNTPDEQQLLVKVALAFLGAPYRLGGSSVQGIDCSGFVKKIYSLFGIDLPRTAAEQSHVGIEVAKSNLVEGDLIFFNNNNRIGHVGIYIGGNKFVHAASQNKGVRVDSLNSSYYKNHYKRAVRLKASDNAT
- a CDS encoding fused ferrous iron transport protein A/B, whose translation is MNPVDVATLLSLRENETAQIIEIQGGALLETKLKAMGLYKGRNIVKRSPADSKGPSIVEVMGTSLALGQGMAAQIIVKIQPRKLMLAGNPNVGKSVVFARLTGLEVISSNYPGTTVEYTSGHTVLAGERFTIIDVPGAYSHQATNKAEEVASGLLAGEDKSLILNVVDATNLERNLFYTLELSSLGVPIIILLNKWDIANTHGVNIDTTILQKHLGIRVIPFVATTGEGIAELRAAMDDFKKGLLSLPAQPPENADDRWKLIGRITAECQKITHRHATFLEKMQDATSRPATGLPFAALVMFAVFLIIRYAGEGLINYLLDPLFTKGWMPLLNLLLDGLDDGFIKTILMGATPEPMQSFGLLTTGLYIPLVTVLPYIVSFYFVLSLLEDVGYLPRLAVLLDSYMHHLGLHGYGTIPLMLGLGCKVPAILATRVLETTRERVIATALTLSLAPCMPQTAMIFSLLSPYPVKYTLTAFLSIALAGIISSFILSRMLKGETPELFIEIPPYQIPSASILGKKLYFRLKDFIVEAVPMIIFGVLLVGLLETAGLLKGLSQFFKPVVTGLLGLPPETVSVLTLGFLRKDVSIALLIPFNLAPGSIVVASVFLTLFLPCVASFMITLRELGAKNAALVFFFNLTAAVVFASLLNLFFGLINW